In Sporocytophaga myxococcoides DSM 11118, the following are encoded in one genomic region:
- a CDS encoding class I SAM-dependent methyltransferase: MLQIIKKIYKTILSEKTRIKLHHTKFFIRGFFYSGSKVTCVCCNKNFTKFLPHGNVKRQNAVCPSCNTLERNRVLYLYLRDRTNFIYDKLSVLHFAPEYKLEQIFRKRKNLTYISGDINPELAMQQVDIQSIGFPDNHFDVIICSHVLGHVPDEFKALSELRRVVKPDGSVIIMTKIYEDLSATFEASGMQNAENQEIFRKHGKDFPERLKNGGFEVAIIDLAKEVGNLAAAKYGLGENELIYLCKRKA, translated from the coding sequence ATGCTGCAAATAATTAAGAAAATTTACAAAACTATCCTTTCCGAAAAAACCAGGATAAAACTTCATCATACAAAATTCTTTATAAGAGGTTTCTTTTATTCAGGATCGAAAGTAACATGCGTTTGCTGCAATAAAAATTTTACAAAGTTTCTTCCGCACGGAAATGTAAAAAGACAAAATGCTGTGTGCCCATCCTGCAACACCCTTGAACGCAACAGGGTTTTATATCTTTATTTGAGAGATAGAACAAATTTTATTTATGATAAACTAAGTGTACTTCATTTTGCTCCGGAATACAAACTGGAACAAATATTCCGCAAAAGGAAAAACCTCACCTATATCTCAGGAGATATCAATCCTGAGCTTGCCATGCAACAAGTGGACATACAATCAATTGGCTTTCCGGACAATCATTTTGACGTCATAATCTGCAGCCACGTATTGGGGCATGTTCCTGATGAATTTAAAGCGTTATCTGAGTTAAGAAGAGTAGTAAAGCCTGATGGATCTGTTATCATTATGACAAAAATCTATGAGGATCTTTCAGCCACTTTTGAGGCTTCTGGAATGCAGAATGCCGAGAACCAGGAGATCTTCAGGAAACACGGAAAAGACTTCCCTGAAAGGCTTAAAAATGGTGGTTTTGAAGTAGCGATAATTGACCTGGCCAAAGAAGTGGGGAATTTAGCAGCTGCAAAATATGGGCTGGGAGAAAATGAGCTGATATATCTTTGTAAGCGGAAAGCTTAA